In one Ralstonia pickettii genomic region, the following are encoded:
- a CDS encoding NAD(P)-dependent oxidoreductase, whose amino-acid sequence MSTTATKPVLLVTAADLAPEALDMLGDFEVVFAGKQPTEDDIVALCARHKPVAIIVRYGKINARIMDAAAGNLQVISKHGSGIDVIDQDAAAARGIAVRAAVGANAAAVAEHAWALILACAKSVPQLDARMRAGHWDKATHKSIELDGRTLGLVGLGAIGRRTAAIGLAFGMKVLAFDPYTKEAPAGVQLVALGELYAQSDVVSLHCPLTAENRKMLNRDAFSCFKPGAILVNTARGGLIDEAALVEALANGRLRAAGLDSFDVEPMTAPHPFQGVANIILSPHIGGVSDAAYLNMGKGAAANVLAVIEERARTAA is encoded by the coding sequence ATGAGCACGACTGCAACCAAGCCTGTCCTGCTCGTCACGGCGGCTGACCTGGCACCCGAGGCGTTGGACATGCTGGGCGATTTCGAAGTCGTGTTTGCCGGCAAGCAACCCACCGAAGACGACATCGTTGCGCTCTGCGCCCGGCACAAGCCTGTGGCAATCATCGTGCGCTACGGCAAGATCAACGCCCGCATCATGGATGCAGCCGCCGGCAACCTGCAGGTGATCTCGAAGCACGGCAGCGGTATCGACGTCATCGATCAGGACGCCGCCGCGGCGCGTGGCATTGCTGTGCGCGCTGCCGTAGGTGCTAACGCGGCGGCCGTGGCCGAACATGCGTGGGCGTTGATTCTGGCCTGTGCAAAGTCCGTCCCGCAGCTCGACGCGCGCATGCGTGCCGGGCATTGGGACAAGGCGACGCACAAGTCGATCGAACTGGATGGCCGCACGCTTGGCCTGGTCGGCCTGGGTGCGATCGGGCGCCGGACTGCTGCCATCGGCCTGGCGTTCGGGATGAAGGTTCTTGCATTCGACCCGTACACGAAAGAGGCGCCGGCAGGCGTCCAGCTGGTGGCGCTCGGTGAGTTGTACGCGCAGTCTGACGTGGTCTCGCTGCACTGTCCGTTGACCGCCGAGAACCGCAAGATGCTGAACCGCGACGCGTTCAGCTGCTTCAAGCCCGGCGCGATTCTGGTCAACACGGCGCGCGGTGGCCTCATTGACGAAGCCGCGCTGGTGGAAGCGCTGGCCAACGGCCGACTCCGTGCGGCGGGGCTCGACAGCTTCGACGTGGAACCGATGACCGCACCGCACCCGTTCCAGGGCGTTGCGAACATCATTCTGTCGCCGCACATCGGCGGCGTGAGCGACGCGGCCTACTTGAACATGGGTAAGGGCGCCGCGGCCAATGTGCTCGCGGTGATCGAGGAACGTGCCCGCACGGCGGCGTGA
- a CDS encoding SMP-30/gluconolactonase/LRE family protein, which translates to MFLLSPPAVREAEVFTRMPAKFRKPDVQTEWARANRGGQATDSFLEGPVWCPDGRGHGHLYVTDIPHGRVFRISMVGDWELVTEYDGEPNGMKFVDDAHLLITDYRNGLMLLDIKRGEVTPYLERRNSERFKGVNDLTFDSHGNLYFTDQGQTGLQDPTGRVYRLSPEGRLDMLLGNCPSPNGLVLSPDEKVLYVAMTRGNCVWRVPLQADGSVSKVGQFFTSYGPSGPDGLTIDTAGRLFVANPGLGRAWVLNHRAEPDMILTSPKGASLTNLCFGGPEMKTLFMTESVSGTVLKTEMDIAGPLPHRAKQSKVTP; encoded by the coding sequence ATGTTCCTGCTTTCCCCACCGGCGGTGCGTGAAGCCGAAGTCTTCACGCGCATGCCTGCCAAGTTTCGCAAGCCCGATGTCCAGACGGAATGGGCACGCGCCAATCGCGGCGGGCAAGCCACCGACTCGTTTCTCGAAGGACCGGTGTGGTGCCCGGACGGCCGCGGCCACGGTCATCTGTACGTGACGGATATCCCGCACGGCCGCGTCTTCCGCATCTCGATGGTGGGCGATTGGGAACTGGTGACCGAATACGACGGCGAGCCCAACGGCATGAAGTTCGTCGACGATGCGCACCTGCTCATCACCGACTACCGCAACGGGCTGATGCTGCTCGACATCAAGCGCGGCGAAGTCACGCCGTATCTTGAGCGCCGCAACTCCGAGCGCTTCAAGGGCGTGAACGACCTGACGTTCGATTCGCACGGCAACCTGTACTTCACCGACCAGGGCCAGACCGGCCTGCAAGACCCGACGGGGCGCGTCTATCGCCTCTCGCCGGAAGGCAGGCTCGACATGCTGCTCGGCAATTGCCCCAGCCCCAACGGGCTCGTGCTGTCGCCCGACGAGAAAGTGCTCTACGTCGCCATGACGCGCGGCAACTGCGTGTGGCGTGTGCCGTTGCAGGCCGATGGCTCTGTCAGCAAGGTCGGACAGTTCTTCACGTCGTACGGCCCGAGCGGCCCGGATGGTTTGACGATCGACACCGCGGGGCGGCTGTTCGTGGCCAACCCCGGACTCGGCCGCGCATGGGTGCTGAACCATCGTGCGGAGCCGGACATGATCTTGACCAGCCCCAAAGGTGCATCACTCACGAACCTATGCTTCGGTGGCCCCGAAATGAAGACGCTCTTCATGACCGAATCGGTGTCCGGCACGGTGCTCAAGACCGAGATGGACATCGCCGGCCCGCTGCCGCATCGGGCAAAGCAGTCAAAAGTCACGCCCTAG
- a CDS encoding MFS transporter, producing the protein MSQTLSATTPAHGADVRSAATLPDADYQASERTLAKAFRRILPFIFACYVISYLDRTNVGFAALTMNKDIGLTAEQFGFGAGLFFIGYFLFEIPSNLIMQKVGARIWIARIMITWGIFSMATAFVVGPKSFAAARFLLGLAEAGFTPGIYLYFTHWFPGKWRAKVTAAFLVGIPVANMIGSPFSGALLELGGLHGLRSWQWLLLIEGLPAVLLGIACLFVLADRPEKAKWLTDDEKAVLARRLAMEQRAIASKHGTTLRDAMTNWRVFVLAFINFCGIVGSIGVGLWMPQIIKQFGVEHTVVGWLTAIPYALGAVVMLWWARMANRAQNRVPYVAAALVVAAVALAASTALDAPALKLAALCLTVSGILAFQATFWAIPSTFLTGRAAAGGLALIVSVGNLGGFVGPSMVGAIKQFSQGFTAPLLAVSAVLLIGALSIAWLGDPGADAGEAATR; encoded by the coding sequence ATGTCCCAGACTTTGAGTGCCACCACGCCAGCGCATGGCGCGGATGTGCGCTCCGCCGCTACGCTGCCCGATGCGGACTACCAGGCGAGCGAACGCACGCTGGCCAAGGCGTTCCGCCGCATCCTGCCGTTCATCTTCGCCTGCTATGTGATCAGCTATCTCGATCGCACCAACGTGGGGTTTGCCGCGCTCACCATGAACAAGGACATTGGCCTGACCGCCGAGCAGTTCGGGTTCGGCGCGGGGCTGTTCTTCATCGGCTATTTCCTGTTCGAGATCCCGAGCAACCTCATCATGCAGAAGGTAGGGGCGCGCATCTGGATCGCGCGGATCATGATCACGTGGGGCATCTTCTCGATGGCCACGGCGTTTGTGGTCGGGCCAAAGAGTTTTGCGGCTGCGCGCTTTCTGCTGGGCCTTGCCGAAGCAGGCTTCACGCCGGGCATCTACCTGTACTTCACGCACTGGTTTCCGGGCAAGTGGCGCGCCAAGGTGACGGCGGCCTTCCTGGTGGGCATTCCGGTGGCGAACATGATCGGCTCACCCTTTTCCGGCGCGTTGCTCGAACTCGGCGGCCTGCATGGGCTGCGCAGTTGGCAATGGCTGTTGCTGATCGAAGGGCTGCCGGCCGTGCTGCTCGGTATTGCGTGCCTGTTCGTGCTGGCGGATCGGCCTGAAAAGGCCAAATGGCTCACCGACGATGAGAAGGCCGTGCTCGCGCGCCGCCTCGCCATGGAACAGCGCGCCATCGCCAGCAAGCACGGCACGACCCTGCGCGATGCGATGACCAACTGGCGCGTCTTCGTGCTGGCGTTTATCAACTTCTGCGGCATCGTGGGCTCCATCGGCGTGGGCCTCTGGATGCCGCAGATCATCAAGCAGTTTGGCGTCGAGCACACCGTGGTCGGCTGGCTGACGGCCATCCCATATGCCCTGGGTGCGGTGGTCATGCTGTGGTGGGCCCGCATGGCGAACCGCGCGCAGAACCGCGTCCCGTATGTGGCTGCCGCGCTGGTGGTTGCAGCAGTGGCGCTTGCGGCCAGCACGGCCTTGGATGCACCGGCGCTCAAGCTCGCCGCGCTGTGCCTGACGGTGAGCGGCATCCTCGCGTTCCAGGCCACGTTCTGGGCGATTCCGTCCACCTTCCTCACGGGCCGCGCGGCTGCGGGCGGGCTGGCGCTGATCGTTTCCGTCGGCAACCTTGGCGGCTTTGTCGGCCCGTCGATGGTCGGTGCCATCAAGCAGTTCTCGCAGGGCTTTACCGCGCCGCTGCTGGCGGTGTCGGCGGTGCTGCTCATCGGAGCGCTGTCCATCGCTTGGCTGGGCGACCCCGGCGCCGATGCCGGTGAAGCTGCAACACGCTGA